Part of the Candoia aspera isolate rCanAsp1 chromosome 1, rCanAsp1.hap2, whole genome shotgun sequence genome, GAAATGAGATTTAATAATTGTTCTTTTGTAGGAGGTTCTGTCCTGGACACCCTTTCctttccagtgtttctcaaacttggcaacttttaagacatgtgtattctaactcccagaattccctagccagttaagatgtgtggacttcaactcctagaattccccaggcagcatgctggctggggaattctgggaactgaagtccacacatcttaaagttgccaaggctgagaaacacaacCCTTGAAGGGTGTTAAAAAGGGTCTCTTCTTACAAACCCTTTAAGGGCTGGTGCTTCAAGGGCCAGGACATGACTGCTAAACAACCATAAGAGGATCATTTGCCAGAAGTCCTCTCTTCAGCCACTGGGGCCACCTGGGTCAGGCTGGAGAACTCGGCTGAGGACTGGACACGGGGTGGGACCAGCGAAGGGAGGAAATGGTCCTGGAGCAGCCAGATCAGGGCCTCCAGTCCTTTCCTTAGTTGGACAGATGGCTGGTGGTTGTGGATAAGGGCGTTCCCTGGTCACAATTTCCGGTGGTCTTAATATGGGAATCCCTCTCTCTCCTCCATTGTTGATGCAGTATTGAAGTCAAGCCATAAATCCTCAAAACGGGGAAAAAACACACCACTTTTCATGCACAAAACTGCTGACTGTCTCTTTTTAAATCCGTTTTGCCCTATTATTCCCAGGAACCTTGTTACGTAAATCACACTTTGGAACAGccgttctcaaccttttgaccctggaggaaccttgaaatattgttcaggcctcagggaacccctgcaccttcaggctcaaatagaggccagaagttacaaaattattttattcatttcatggataggcctgtatatatgcatcaacagtgttcttaaactaaagaatgagacttacttctttaatgggaagttgcagaaatttgaaataatttttttaaaaaattgtgatctcccagggaacccctagtgatcccTCgcaggaccctggttgagaaaccctgctttggaACTTTGCAGAATTGAAATAAGCTCTTATCAGAATTCCCCTACACAGGATCAATCTCTCATTGTGTGCCAAATGATCACCATTCGGGCAAATGCGGAGAGAAAGGTTTTTCTACATAGTCCCTTCCTTTCAAAGGGTTTTGACagctttatttaattttgtccgtTCCTCCCCATTATGTAGAATGGGGTAGTAGTTATGGTGAccgtattttcttggaaaaatgaaagacaaacctgaaaaagggggcaaatctgaaagaggttcataaggggaaaaaaaatcgtTCATGTTTATAACTtggctttacaaaggaaaattcaacagcaaaaccaagaaaagctttacaattaaaaacagttttagtattctaataaaaatttattgatatttattttttgataaataaaatctaaaatcaaatagtatatgtaattttttttaaaaattcattttccatatttttcacatgaatgtgaaaaactgcattcaatggtaccatttgtacaataaaagttaaatgacccaaATAAAGGATGAATGTgaatgtttgaaaaataaatacatataaaggacagctttctgaaataaagaatagtcctttataataaagaacAGATGGTCACTGTAGTGATGGTAGACAAGAGAAGAGAATTACTTGCTTGTATCTCTTTCTACGGCAGGCAGTGAGAGGAAATGGTggtgacagtacaggtagtcctcgcttaatgagcacaattggggctggaattttggttgctaagtgaagcagtcattaagtgaatctgacccaatcttgcaacctttttgcagcagtcattaagtgaatcacgtggttcccccattgattttgcttgccggaagctggccaggaaggtcagaaatggtgatcatgtgactgtgggatgctgcaacgaaCCATTTGCCAAgagcccagatcatgatcacgtgcCCGTGGGGACATtacgatggtcataagtgcgaggactggttgcaagtcaggtttttagcaccatcgtaagtctgaaccattgctgaacaaacagttgttaagtgaggactaactgtatttattttatagacaTTGGTAACATCTGCACAATTTCTGCTACTTCAGTCTCTGCTTTTATATAATGGGTGGAAAGAAAGTGGTAAATCTCAAAGTGACATGGAGGACTGATTTATGTGAAATTGCCAATGAAGGTGAAAGGGTCATACTTAAGACTTCTCCCATCAGTTAGGGAGTGCTAAACTTCTCTGTGATTCTTTAGATTtctacagaaaaggaaaattctCCCTGCCTTTTAAACGTTGGGAAAGCCTTTGAAAATAGCACCTCTGAGTTCCTGAAGGTGTTGTCTCATTTGGTGCCTTAGGAGAGTGGCTGGTGATACCACTGTTTCCATAGAGGCAggccataggaaaaaaaatgtgcaacagTGCATAATGCAATCTTCCTCTGTGTGGTTTGAAATGACAATCCTGGTCTTGTCTCAGAAATTGCCGCTTCATTATGTTATGAGATTTACACCTTTTTTACAAGTATACCCAGTCATATTTAAGCATATTTCACGCAtaccctaacccagtgtttctcaacctcagcaactttaaggtgcgtggacttcaactcccagaattccccagggctggctggggaattctgagagttgaagtccacgcaccttaaagttgctgaggttgagaaacactgccctaacctTTGTATGAAAGAGGTCTGATGATATGAGTCTTGATCCACAGCAAAATGGGATGGCAGGGACTTGAGATGGAAGGAGGCTGGACCATTTCTGCAAATAGGGGAGCAGTTTAAAATTGCATGCTcgtgttaaaaaacaaaatatggtaTGGAAGTAGCATACTGGGGAGAAGGGTTCTGCACCaaccttcctcccccccccctttgtgctACTTTCTACTTGCAGGGAGGGGTGAGATTTTTAATACAGAGTGAAATTAAAACATGCACATACCGAAAACATTTGCATTCTGTCCTGCAAAAATAGGCCTTTACCATCCAGTTTGCGTGCACATGAAGATCTGGTATGAGTCCAACTGCTGCTTTTTGaacccttccttctcctccaggTTCACAGTCCTCTTCTCACATGGCAATGCTGTGGATCTGGGCCAAATGTGTAGCTTCTACATCAGCCTGGGCACCCGGATTAGCTGCAACATCTTTTCTTACGACTATTCGGGCTACGGTGCCAGCACAGGGAAACCTTCAGAGAAGAACCTCTATGCTGATGTTGATGCAGCCTGGCAGGCCTTACGCACACGGTGAGGCTCGCGGAAGGGCACCTCTTTGCTGTAGCTACCTTTTTCTTGCAAAACCTCCAGGATTTTTCACAACCATGTTGGGATAGTTGATCAATCCATCTGGTTCAGCCACCAGTTTCCAGCAAGGTCATTCAAAGGCCTCTCGAAAGTTCATGGGTAGGAAACAGCTATAGTTCTTCATTAATTTTTCTCAGAGATAGAATACTTCTTAAAGTAGAGAGTCCATTCTCAGTTTTTGAGGCCAAGAGAGATTGATAGATATACCATccattagaccagcctttctcaaacatttgaccctggaggaacccttgaaatatttttcaggccttggggaacccctgcacattcaggctcaaatataggccacaagttacaaagttaaatttgtttcatgggtaggcctgtatatatgcactaaaagtgttcttaaactaaaaataaagaatgaaacttacatttttaatatgagattgcctgaatttgaagtaattttttaaataaattgtgatcttccagggaaccccgcGGAACTTTGTGGAACCCTCTCAACCACGGAAcccgggttgagaaaccctgcattaggcCATAAATagacaaatgaaagaaaagctgTACTTGTTCAATGCCTGTCTTGGTCCCCAGAGTCATGCCTGGGGCTGCCAATGTGACTGGACACCAGCTTTGGTCCCCACCAGGCTTCTTGTCCCACctatttttttacattaaaaaaaagcaaaaatgggaACTTAACAGCGCTGCTAAGTAAAGCAGCAGCCTCCGGTACTGTACTGCCACCTTAGAGTGCTGAAATGCCCTCAAAAAgatgttatgtgggaatgaccctgggagactgggcctagagacgctgcctagggaacggtcagataagagacagcagagcctgcagctggatagtgggcggggcaagagactcagaagggaccctccctagtttctcaggctgtaaaggagatgacgggaggattgtactttcaaacttgcaagattctgtttatgtagccttacaataaagtagaattagctcatctggccatgtttcctgtctggtctacctggtaaggctgacaatacCCTCTACGTTTTCTTACAAAAAATTGGCAGCTGCTGCCTCATGCTAAGTGTGAAAATGTGCCCACCTGCCCAGAGAAGGACAGAGTTAAGCAGGAGTATGCAAAtttttctggggtgggggaggggggcagaggaGTGGCTGAGAATATGGTGATTAACGTTTTGCATGAGCCTACAACCACTTTGGGACTTTAGGACTGAGCAAGACTGCCTAATCAGCCAGGCGCCTTCTGGAGGTTCATCAATAGGACACACAGACAAACCATGGTACCCTGTTCATTCCAGCATCTATTTGGGGCTGGATTGCTTTCAAGTGAGGAAGTTCTGTTCCGAGTCATGACAAATAGCCAGAAATAGCAGCATCTTGTCAAGttccatttaaaaaaacccacattcgCACATCTTTAGAGAGCAAATTCCACCCCTTGGTCAAGATGTACTTCTTCAAGCAGTACACAAAGAATATAAAAGATGTCATTTACCTTATGACAATGAACATGCCCCTCTGTTGTCTCTTCTCCTCTCTGCCCTGCAGATACGGGATCAGCCCCGAGAACATCATCCTCTATGGGCAGAGCATTGGGACGGTGCCCACAGTGGACCTGGCCTCCCGCTATGAGTGCGCAGCTGTGATCTTACACTCACCATTGACATCGGGCATGCGTGTTGCCTTCCCAGAAACCAAAAAGACCTACTGCTTTGATGCTTTCCCAAAGTAAGTCCTTGAGAAAGCAGGAATGTAGGTTTGGAGCCCAGCCAAGGATGGGCAGGTTTACAATTAAATTACAATTACCATTGGAGTCTCCTGGTGTTTaggtttttctctccccccaccttttaaTTCCTTTTCAGAAGCATGTTTATTCAAAAGCCTATCCCGCCAGTACAACTTTTCAGTGAGAGTTTccagcatatacaggtagtcttcacttaaccatTCATATAGGGACGGtttggacttaggatggtgctgaaaaaactgacttacaactggtcctcacagttACGACCagcacagcgtccccatggtcatgtgatcacagtttgtgcacttggcaaccagttcacatttataagCATTGCAGcgccctgtggtcacatgatcgccattttcgaccttcctggctggcttttggcaagccaaatcaatgggggactgcatgattcgcttaacaaccacatggtttgcttaatgcctgcagtgattcacttcacaaccactgcaaaaaaggttgtaaaatcaggtcagattcgcttaatgactacttcacttagcaaccaaaattccagtcccaattatggtcattaaagtgaggactaactgtagatGCTGATCAGCTTACCTGtagttgcaaatagaagtagcTCAGTATTTGGTTGGTTATTTGCaattcaagagccagtttggtatagtggtcaaggcaccatgctagaaactgggagactgagttgtactcccgcctgaggcacaaagccagctgagtgaccttgagccagtcactctctctcagccctgggtaggaggcaatggcaaaccacttctgaaaaaccttgccaagaaaactgcagcaatttttccaggcagtctctaagaattggacacaattgaacagattaaaaaaaaatttgatttgatttgctatAGTCTGTTTGGAATAGATTTGGTTTCAAAGTACATTCCCCACTGCAGTCCAGAAAGCACTGCATTATGGGGACTTGTGGCCATTTGCACAGATGATCTCTTTCCTGGCAATCAAGGAATATTATCTAATCTGATTTTTGTCCTGACAAAATATTCCTATTTTGCATTTAAGCGAGAGGCTGTAACTCACTGATGGAGCCCTTATTCTGGGATGGAAGGACCAAAGTTCCATTTGCACATCTTCAGTACAAAAGTATCGTAGGCTTTAAGATTGGAACAACATAAGTTACTCCAGCTCAAGTATCACAGCAGACTTTGTGTGTTATATGAGGGCTGTACtcattttggaatttgtttttttttttttagcagagaAATAGATGCCTTGAGCTTTTGCAAGACATAAGGGGTCCATTTTGCCTCTGAAAATCCCCTAAACCTTAAATCCTCCCAACCaagttctttttaattaaaaagtctAAAATCGTGCAACTTTCTGGCTGAAATCTTGAGAGATCCTGCATAAACTTGTTGAAATCCCATGATATTGGTCATCTGTGATTTCAGCCACTTAATTTTGTGTGGCTGTTTTAATTTGGGTTGTCTGTAAATTCCAATGAAGGTTTGGTTGTGTGGGGCGTGGTGCTGTTAACCATCCTTGGTCTATGGTGATGTTGTTTAAGATTTAAGCTGCTGATCTACCTGTGGCTCAGTGAATGAAGCATGCAGAACGCCCCAGTTCCTCTTTCCAGGGTAATGGTGCAGAGCAGAGACCCTTCCTCCTGGAAAAAGAGGGGCTCTACTTGATTtgaacccagtgtttctcaacctcagcaactttgagatggtgGACATACatgggctggggaattttgggagttgaagtccacccatctcaaagttgctgaggttgagaaacactgctttaatataccatcactttccatttttctttctcttccacagCATAGACAAGGTGTCCCGCATCACTTCCCCTGTTCTGTTCATTCATGGCACCGAAGATGAGGTGATCGACTTCTCCCACGGCTTGGCTCTTTACGAGCGCTGCCCGAAGGCCGTGGAGCCCCTCTGGGTAGAGGGAGCCGGCCACAACGATATTGAACTCTACAGCCAGTACCTGGAGCGCTTACGCAAgttcatctcacaagatttgtcTGGTTAATGCAACTCAACCCGTCTTACTCACCCTTTGGGCAAGGACTGCCCACCTCGGCTGGGCAtagggaagaggaggaagcattTGTGGCTTTCGAAGGAGAAGGCCACTGATGCTGCAGGTTCCATGTTCTCATCTGCAAAATGGGAGTAGCTCTGTCCACCCTTCCTCCATTGCAGGCTTAGTCTGCACAGGGCTCTCAAGTCTCTCCTGGTGGGTTTTCCCCATCGCAGAGGGCCCTTTCCAGCTGTTCTCACTTCCAGCTGCTGTCATGGCTGAGGATGGGTCTGTCCGTAAGAACAAGAGGCCTGAGACCGAGCCTCTCATTGCACCTCATTGCGGGACTCCAAAGGACTTGAGCAACGCAGACTGTTCTAAAACATTAACATCTCCATCAGGGCTACCTTCTTGTTGCCTCCATCCATCTTCACCTCCCATTTCGGATCCAGTGTTCTTAACACTCTGCGTGTGACCCAGTGATAGCAATAAGCCAtaggcagggtggggtggggagacaaGGCACTTTGCATGCTGGCCAAAATGGCTTGCTCCAGTTTTGCTGCCCAGCCCACCGCAGCCCCTGAAGACAATTGAATTTCGTTCGGATTTCCCCTGGGGTGGGGATAGGAAACCACCTGGAATTTTCACCAGGAAGTCTGTGAAAGGACTGTGGAATGCAGCAAGGCCGTTCTACGTGTCTCAGTGTTTATTGGGGGGAACGGTTCGCCGGCTTCATTCACAACTCCTAGGTACCATCGTTTTAATATTCCATGCCCCATCCCCTCCAGATGTTCCCAAGGAATGGATTACGCTTTACTTAATTCTGAGTATCAGGCAAGGGGAGGGGTCAGGGTGGGAAGTAAGGGAAAAATTCTCCATTCATTTTTGaaagaggaattaaaaaaaaaaatgaaagatctGCATTTGTTTCCCAGTAAGTGTTTCTGGGAAATGGGTGGGTTGGAAGTGTGTGGTTCCTTCCTTCAAGGAGGCTAGGCCAGGAAATAgacattccaaggattccaggaatggtcctttattgttgtagggcagtgtttctcaaccttagcactttaagctgtgtggatttcaactcccagaattccccggccagccatgattgaagtccacacagcttaaagttgctaaggttgagaaacactgctgtagggtattgtaacagaatcttgaaaggctgACCGAGTTTCCTTCTATACTCCCTCATACCAAACTTAATCAAGGTGAAGCTATTTTGAGTTCCTTCATtatgttttcccctttccccGGACTGAGTTGTCCTCCTCTTAAAATTATATAGTATCTTCCAGCTCACATGAGCATTAATCTACCTGCCAGATAGGAACGATGGGTGTTGTAATTCAACTTGTTCTGAAGCTCTTGTATGAAGCTTAGAGACAAAGATTGGGTTATTAGTGTGGGAGCAATGTAAGGCCCGACCAGCATGGAGAGGAGGCGGTAATGGAGTCACCCAAGGAAAGCTTTGGCTGTCTACTCTTAGAAGAGCATCAGATGTGTTCTTCACATGCTTACACCAGTCCATTAGAGACATGGAGAGTGAGTTCAACACAACACAGTTAGCCCTCTTTAACAAAGCTAGAGGTATCCATGGTGGGGCAAGGAGAGCAAATGATCAAAAGAGCACCACACTGTTGTGCACAAATTCCACCATTCTGTACTTTTGCTGTGATGTCACACAATAGGGGAAGAGCTTATGGGGTAAGGCTTGTTCCGTAATTTAGATGAAATAGCCAGATTCTGCAGATGGCTTTGAATAGAACACAAACTGTTGTTGCATTACATGCTATGAAGAAAGATTGCATAGTATGGCGTATgccagtgatggcgaaccttttgggcttggcgtgtcaaaaatttggaaaatgcctaacttgattctgctggtgtctctctctctgtctcacatccctgaacaaaagagaaacaattctttacatattcatttatttaaaaaaaacaccacccaattttgggtggccaaaagggcagagaaggggtgggggagatgggtgggtaGGTGGAGTTTCAGGGCCTTTCATTTGGTTTCTTTGATAACTCAAATAGGGAATAgttgtcaggtgttggtgaatgctggcatgtcacccaaaacgtggcatgtcacctttgacatgCGTGTgataggttcaccatcactggcATACACTAATGGGTTCCCATTAGTGAACTGCAAACTATTTAACCCCTTTTAACCTAGCCTtgcatgttgtacaaactcaGTACCCAGATTATTTTCAGGTTGGCAACATGGCTAACTTAGTCAACAATAATGTGACGTATGTTATCCAAGCCTTCATCCAAACAAGATTAATCTGGAGTGGGCGGCTatattatatcatcatcatcatcatcatcatcatcatcatcatcctaccaGCTTCTAGAAAAAGGAACACAAAAGTGGAAACCTAGAGTGGCTCCATAAAAATAGAGCTGTTCTAGGCACTCCAACTTGCTTGTTTTTTACTTCATTTTCACACACCTCCCTCCTGAGGCAGAAGCAACATGGACAGGGGGGAAAAGCGGGGAGGCCCATCTTATAATGGCTTTAATTCCAGTTGGTCACCCTGGACTTTTTACaactttcttttgaaaaaaaatacaataattgccatttgcaaaagTAGCTGCATTACCGATTGAGCTAGCTGTAGATTTATTTAGTTATCTGCTGCAAGACCAATGGGTAAGTCTCTACACTGAACAATTATTCCATCCTTCACAGTATTCGGGCTTGGGAGCTGTTCTCATCGTTCGGGTCTTGATCAAACAGGCCCTCTCTTGCCCCCTGCCATTTTGGTTCCTTGTCTGGAAGATAGGAATGCCAGAACTGGATTTgcacatcaccatcaccaccaccaccacaatttattaaatttacatgccCCCTGACTCGCAATgaccaggcccacaactagggtctgtgtcacccggggcaaacatggattccgcgcccattttggtgccccttccagtgctcattttggcgccccctcagcgcggcgcctggggcacatgcccgcttgccccccctagttgcggccctg contains:
- the ABHD17A gene encoding alpha/beta hydrolase domain-containing protein 17A, which produces MNGLSVSELCCLFCCPPCPSRIAAKLAFLPPEPTYTIVPEPDPAGSTGNASPRSGTMARWKLQLTDRADFQYTQRELDTIEVFLTKSSRGNRVSCMYVRCVPGARFTVLFSHGNAVDLGQMCSFYISLGTRISCNIFSYDYSGYGASTGKPSEKNLYADVDAAWQALRTRYGISPENIILYGQSIGTVPTVDLASRYECAAVILHSPLTSGMRVAFPETKKTYCFDAFPNIDKVSRITSPVLFIHGTEDEVIDFSHGLALYERCPKAVEPLWVEGAGHNDIELYSQYLERLRKFISQDLSG